DNA from Mesorhizobium sp. DCY119:
CATTATGGCGCCGGTGACATAGCGGCCGGCGCGGCTGCACAGATACAGCGTCGCGCCCGCAATGTCATCGGGCGCGCCGATCCGCCCAAGGGGAATGTTGGCGCCGAGCTTCTTTGCCTTCTCGTCGGTGCCGACGGCAAAGGCCATCATCTTGCTCTGGAAGGGGCCGGGCGCAAAGGCATTGACGGTGATGCGCCGCCCGGCGAATTCGATCGCCAGCGTGCGGGTCAGGTGATGAACCGCGGCCTTCGACGCCGTGTAGGAATAGGCGTTGTCGGCGAAGGGCTGCGTGCCCATGATCGAACCGAGATTGATGACGCGGGCCGGGTCCTCGTCGGTTGCCGCCGCATCGAGCAGCGGCAGCAGTTCGCGGGTCAGGTGGAAGATGGCGGTGACGTTGACATTCATCACCTTGGCCCAGGCGGCATAGGGGAAGGTCTCGAACGGCTCGCCCCAGGAAATGCCGGCATTGTTGATCAGGATGTTCAGCC
Protein-coding regions in this window:
- a CDS encoding SDR family oxidoreductase, encoding MSYLEELFSVTGKTALVTGAATGIGRMAATALAQAGAHVLIASRKGEECARVAAEINALGGPGKAEGFAGDVSTEAGILALAGAVKERTERLNILINNAGISWGEPFETFPYAAWAKVMNVNVTAIFHLTRELLPLLDAAATDEDPARVINLGSIMGTQPFADNAYSYTASKAAVHHLTRTLAIEFAGRRITVNAFAPGPFQSKMMAFAVGTDEKAKKLGANIPLGRIGAPDDIAGATLYLCSRAGRYVTGAIMPIDGGQSVQHGLPPFTE